The Maylandia zebra isolate NMK-2024a linkage group LG4, Mzebra_GT3a, whole genome shotgun sequence genome segment CAACCAAGAATAAGTGCTGAAAGTAAAATAATACAACACTCAAACTCAGTCACAAAACCCCCCCAGTGTTCGTGACATAAACCTTGCTATATCACCATGGTGATGTGTCATGGTTCAGTTATCTCTtagatgtaaataaaattgcaaAAAATGAAAGATGGATTGCATGACATTTAGTGACATTGTCACCATCTTTGTTTGTCCCTAGACATGCTCTGCCTCTATTCACGTCTCTCCTGAATGTGGTGTGCGCTTATGACCCGGTGGGTTATGGCATCCCGTACAACCACCTGCTCTTCTCTGACTACCGGGAGCAGCTGGTGGAGCAGGCGGTACAGATCCTCATTGTGACACTGGAGCATGATGGAGGGATTCCCCACCCCCCTGCCTCCAGCATAGAGGAACAAGAGGTAACTTCAAGACTGTGACGAAGACACTTGATGGCTTTATTGCATTTAATTAATGTTATTCAAATCTTTCTGAATTTGTTCGGCTCAGTCTACAGGACCAGAAAACCTGTTTGTGAATTATTTGTCAAGGATTCACAGAGAGGAGGTATGCATATCAGTGTTTCTTAAAAATCCTCCAATGTCATTACTTTAAAGACTGTATTGTGAAAATCTGTATCTTTGTGGTCTCCCAATGGTAGGACTTTGATTTTGTACTGAAAGGCCTGGCTCGTCTGCTGACCAACCCTTTGACCCAGACTTACCTGCCTAACTCCACCAAGAAGATCCAGTTCCACCAGGAGCTTCTGGTGCTTTTCTGGAAACTTTGCGACTTCAATAAGGTTAGAACAAAGATAAAGGCTTCTTTGGGGAGGCGATGCATTAAAAGGTGCTTTCATTTGACGTCACAATCTACTTTGTGTTCCCACTGCAGAAGTTCCTGTTCTTTGTCCTGAAGAGCAGCGATGTGTTAGATATCCTGGTTCCTATACTCTATTACTTGAATGACGCGAGAGCAGACCAGTGTGAGTCTCCTCAGTTGCTTCACTGCACACGACAAACCTCTACTAGAAGCATGCATTTAACAATTTCTGGTGTGATTTGTCTTTTCTGCAGCACGTGTTGGACTTATGCACATTGGTGTGTTCATTTTGCTGTTGCTGAGTGGTGAGAGAAACTTTGGCGTGCGCTTGAATAAGCCCTATTCTCTCCATGTGCCTATGGACATCCCGGTGTTCACAGGGACTCATGCTGACCTCCTTATAGTGGTaagacacacctgctgctgtgctgAAATGGGAGTTTTCTTGATAGCTAACTAATTCAAATACAGTGaagttttacagctgtggctctgtTTGGTTTCTAGGTGTTTCACAAGATAATCACAACAGGCCACCAGCGTCTCCAGCCTCTCTTTGACTGCCTACTAACCATCATTGTAAATGGTAAATACGCATTTGATTTCAGATTTTGTTTTCAACATAACCACGCCATGACAATTAGTTGttacagtttttatttcacACCCTTTTAATACTCCTGCTTATCCTTCAGTTTCCCCTTACTTGAAGAGCCTGTCAATGGTAGCAGCTAATAAACTGCTCCACCTGCTGGAGGCCTTTTCCACCACCTGGTTCCTGTTCTCTGCAGCTCAGAACCATCACctggtttttttccttctcgaGGCTTTCAACAACATTATCCAGTACCAGTTTGATGGTAAGAGAAAGCTGGAGACATTCAAggcatagatagatagatagatagatagatagatagatagatatctagTTCTTTTGTTGTGAGATACATTATTTTCACAAGTGTCCATGTTTCTCTCCCCAGGAAACTGCAACCTGGTTTATGCCATAATTCGCAAGCGTAATGTGTTCCATCAGCTGGCTAACCTGCCCTCTGACCCCAGTTCCATCCAGAAGGCTTTGCAAAGGAAGAAGAAGTCGCCCGACGTCATTTCCCGCACCAGCTCCCAAGAGACTGTATCCATGGAGGGCTCACACCCTGCAGTGCCAGCGGAGCCCGGTACACTAAAGGCCAGCCTGGTTGCTATGCCAGGTAATGACTCTACGTGTTGTTTGTACGGTAATGTTGTAATTTCAAAACAATCTATTCACTGTGTGGTAGTCACAGCGCACATAACATATATCTTCGCCGGACACATTTTTCCTTCAGAagtcttttcatttttcatggcacagattcaaaaaCGGTGAGGAAAACATTTCTCTGAGATTTtgatccatattgacatgacaccACACAGTTACTGCACATTTATGGGCTGTAAATTCATGATgagaatctcctgttccaccacattgCAAAGGTGCTCTATAGGTCTacgatctggtgactgtggaggccattcaAATACAGTCAACTCATTATCTTCTTCAAAAAACAGACATAATTTGAGATTCGTCACGTGGagcgttatcctgctggaagcaacaATTAGGAGATTGGTACACTGGTCATAAAGGGACTGATATGGTCATTAACAATACTCAAGTCCTCTGTGGGGTTTAAATAATACTCAGTTGGTAATAAGGGGCCCAAAATGTGCCAAGCGTTTATGTTGTTCACACCAAATTTTGTCTCTACTATCCGACTGAGACTTTGAGACTTAGCAGACCTGGAAGAGTTTTTCCACCAGCCCGTGTGAACtgtagcttcagtttcctgttcttagctgacaggggTGGCACCTGGTGTGCTTTTTGTCGCTGTAGcctatctgcttcaaggttcaatattttgtgtgttcagagatgctcttctgtgtATCTTGATTATAAGAAGTGGAATTACTGTTGTCTTCCTATAAGCTGAAAGCGGTCTGGCCATCCtcttctgacatcaacaagacatttcacccagagaactgctgctcattccatattttcttatttttagaccattctctgtaaatctTACTCAGACCAACACATCTGGTACCAACAACCATTTCATGTTCAGTCACTTAAACTACccttcttccccattctgatgctcggttGGAATTTCAGCAGGCTGctttgaccatgtctacatgcctagatacattgagttgctgccatgttatTAGCTCATTAGATGCAAGCTGCTGAACATCTATAACTAATAAAGTGTCATGTATTTCATGTACATATGCACATCATGCACATGAAAATGACTGCCTTAGAACTAGCAGATTGAATTCATATGTCTTTAATTTAGTCTCTATGCATTTTTTAgttacaacacaaaattagttGGTGTTGCATTAAATTTTTTGGTAAGACTATAAAAGTAAAGTAATGTCGCCAGACACATCTGTAACGTATTCACTAATGTCCTGTGATTTATGATGCTGGTTTCCTGTAGGCATTGATAAACTGACAGAGAAGTCCCAAGTATCAGAGGATGGCACCATGGTGTCAGTTCCAAAGACAGACTCCCCAAACGCTGTCCACCCAGACCAAAGTGCAGTCACTGGGACCAGCGACACGGAGTCTAACTCAGGCAGGGACAATGAAGTAAGTGCCTTTTTATGGGGTGTATTGGTTTGCTCCAGTGGAAAGAGGAtatttctaaatgcatttattcaCACTATTAGGATGTTTTCTacactgaagcagaaatggAGAGAAGACGTTTGTCAAGTGCATCGTCAACGTCCTTTTGGGCTCCCACACCAGACTGGGTTTGCTTTCAGCCTCTCATTCAGTTTTTGTTAGATGTTGGATATTTAGAGGAATGAGAAGTCAATTTAGATTTGCTCGCTTTTATCCCAGGTCCTCTCTTGGAAATGTAAGCTACCCCTGCAGACCATCATGAGACTTCTACAGGTGCTGGTGCCTCAGGTGGAGAAAATCTGCATCGACAAGTATGCAAACACTTCACTTAGCTTTGATCGGACTGCAAAAAGCATATTCTAACTGTTTTGATATATTACTAAAAATGCTGTAAACGTCTACTGTGTCTTTCATTGCAGAGGTCTAACAGATGAATCAGAGATCCTAAAGTTTCTACAGCATGGCACATTAGTGGGCCTGCTGCCGGTTCCTCACCCCATCCTCATTAGGAAATATCAGGCCAATGCAGGCACTGCCATGTGGTTTCGCACCTACATGTGGGGCGTCGTTTATTTGCGGTGAGTTAGAAATTTTAGACGAGAATTATGGACACTGATATCCTCAAAAGCAAATTAAAACGAatccattattttctttttttctgtttcagcaaTGTTGATCCTCCGATCTGGTATGACACTGACGTCCGACTATTTGAGATCCAGAGGATGTAGACTGTCAATGAAAATGAATCTAGGGTTCTTCATCCCTTCAGTATCTGCTGGTTTTGTGGGAAACCTCATTGTGTTGAAACTATCCTTGTGAACCTGTTGCTTGCTTCTGACACCACCAAACTAGACAGGGGAGTCATTCAGATGAGTGGAGTAGAAATTTCTCTCTATATTAAGATAGAAAGTGTTTGAATTATCACTAGTGTCCATAAACAACTGTGTTTGTACATTTCTTCAAACCTTAAGACCGCAGAATGTTTGTCAAAGCACTGAGATGACTGGAGTGTTTGGTAAGGGCTGAGGCAAATTTTAGCAGTATAAAAGTGAAAGAGGGAACATTGTTTAACTTTCAAAGACGTGTAACATATCCTGTATAGCTCAAAGTTATCATTCCAATATTATTTGTTGTACTTGAAATGCTTTAAAGTGAACTTGCACCTTTTTGAGTTGTCGTTTGTGGTTGAAGTTTATGTGATTATATTTTGAGACAGATTGTATGTTTTTATGTATATGACAAGGTTTCATTTTTGAGAAATGCTTATAATGTTCTATGCTGAAATTGTATTTTCCTTAAAGTGtcctgaaaaaaaatatatctaatATATAATATGTATCTGCAAATTCTGCATTGGTCACATTATGTATGACAGTGCTGTAAAGCAAATCTGAAATTTCAGGTGTGTAAACAGTTCATAAAGTAGCAGCAGTTCTGCACAAAGTCCAATTCTGCCATCTGTAAAAGCGCCACCTTCACATGTTAACCACTAGGTGGCATCATGCTCCTGTTCGTCACTTAATCTGCAAAAGGTTTATTATATGAACACATTTGCATCGCCACATATCAAATCCCTGCACTGAATCCTTCTACagggaaaactgaaaacacgaagacattttttaaatttatttattaaaggtagttaaataacatgttaaatgttttgataCATAAAATTGTACACCTAAATCAAAATAATGATTACGAGATTAGTCAATCTCTTAGATAAACTTCAAAGAGACTGGCCACAGCGTGCATGCGATAGAAGATTCCAAAAGGAAGTCCAATATTCACAATTGCGTTCCACATTGTGTAATTGTAAAAGTATATCTCAGCGGAGTGGTCGAACTGGGGACGAGCCCCAAATGCAGGCATGATCCATAGCTGTCAATATAGAAAAAGGGAATTAGACACATTTTGACAGGAAACACTGGTTGTTACAACTGTAGATAGTCCAATAAGCACAAATACAACTTACAATTATGTTTGCCAGGAGCAAAAAGGCACACACTTCCCTCAGAACTCTCCTTTTCCAACTTGGCTTTTTAGAAATTGAGTATCTTGATATTTGACCCTCCACGTCATTGGCCATTTCAGCATGATCTTGAAAAGCACGGGCATTTGCCGGCATTACATTGATGGGCTCCCGATGGAGGCCTTCAATGATGAAATAGTTCTGCAGGCCAATCTCAACCACCAATACCACAGCCCAGGCCAGGTTGAGCACATTTAGGTAACCCTGGGCTCCAGTCGCCACTGTAGCCACAAGGCTGAAATAGCTAATGATGAATTGCCCCAAAGAGGATGCCACCAGTAGCCCCACGTCCAGGCTGCGAGTGGGGTTTTTGTCTGATACATATTCCCTGCGGTCCAGTCTGTAAATAATGCAGCCAATCATAGTGGAGAGGGACATCAAGCTAACAATCACTATGTTCATAATGAAATGAATCAGCAGGGCCTTATTTCGTTTATCCTTGTCTTCTTTGAGTATGTTAATCTTGTACAGTACAAATGTAACAAGTCCTGCCACCACCAGGAGCAGTCCTGCTACAGGCCCTACGAAAACATCTTTCACATAGAAGTTAAATTTGTAGTGCTTGTGATGTTCAACAATTCTGCCCACGTTTTTCCACATTATGTAGGTCATGGCAGAAGCAAAGAGGCTGTATTCTATGTTGAAGGGGTACAGGTAGTAGAAGGCCTCTTTGAAGGTCTCACATGCCATATGACTGCATGTGCACTTCTTGGCACCGTAGTTGGCTGGAACAGAAAGAGCAACCATCAGTTATTTTCCTTGTAAACACTGACCTTCATCTAAAAACAGGAAGCTACGGCTCAATACCTCTGTACAACTTGTGCGAGACACTTATATTCAGATGAGTTATCTCAGTTTGGTGAATTGACTCCTCAGTCACTGCTGCCATCCACACCACCAGGTTAGTTGAAAGTGTAAGAGTAAGCCCACAtctgaaagggaaaaaagataAGGAATGTTATATACTCTGAAATGAGTGAATGGAGgtgatgaaatgtttaaaagaatCTACCGTGTTAAGCTGGTGTGTAGCTGCACGCAGTCCCTTGAATGAAACCACAggaagtaggtctaaaagagacaatttttaaaagttttgccAGTGCAGCATGCAAGAGCGCGTATATTCTTACAATTTTCATAACATGCAACaacctggaaaaataaaaacacagcttGCACAATGGGGTAGGCTACTTTAACAGGAGAATCACAGTGAAGGTAGCCCACATAAGTGGCGATCTTGAAGATGTCCATGAGGAAACTAAGGAGGCCAAACAGCACAAGCCCAGCTGcaacatataaaaaaataaaaaattagggGTTTAAGCTGAAACGAGCAATCAGAAACAGAGCCAGAAAGCACTGCTCGGACTTCTCACCCTTGAGCCACACAGGCCCAGCATGGCGATCTTTAAATAAGACTGCACGATCCTTTCGGGAGGTGACGACCATGTAAAACAGCATCCACAACATAGTAAGGACGAGGAGGGTGATGAGGAAGATTTGCCGGTGCACTGGTGTTATGGCCACAACATTGAAGGCGCTGCTGCTGACCAGAGCACAGCCAAGCATCAGGATGTTGATGCAAATTATCCCAGACAGGAGCCATTCACCACCTTGGGGGGTCCTTtctttaactacttccacatcGTGTCCACTTTCACTAGCACCATCCACAGTGGGAGGATGGGGAGGACTGGGCAAATGCTGGATGCTGTCCACTTGTGTCACAGTTCCACCATTTGATGGATGAGCCGTCATAACAACGTTTGGCATTTTCCTACAAAAGATCATGTGCTTTAGCTTAAGTGAAGCTGTAATGATCCCATATCTTTACAGGTTAACCGCTGAGA includes the following:
- the hid1a gene encoding protein HID1; amino-acid sequence: MGSTDSKLNFRKAVIQLTTKTQPVEATDDAFWDQFWADTTTTVQDVFALVPAAEIRAVREESPSNLATLCYKAVEKLVQGAESGCPSEKEKQVVLNCCRILTRILPYIFEDQDWRGFFWSTVPGAGRAGTDELDDDEGARPLAESLLLAIADLLFCPDFTVHSHKRGPDSVESMQSIDSCEYIWEAGVGFAQSPPLNYIHDLNRTELLRLLLTCFSEAMYLPPSSDNTILNPWVTFFCSTENRHALPLFTSLLNVVCAYDPVGYGIPYNHLLFSDYREQLVEQAVQILIVTLEHDGGIPHPPASSIEEQESTGPENLFVNYLSRIHREEDFDFVLKGLARLLTNPLTQTYLPNSTKKIQFHQELLVLFWKLCDFNKKFLFFVLKSSDVLDILVPILYYLNDARADQSRVGLMHIGVFILLLLSGERNFGVRLNKPYSLHVPMDIPVFTGTHADLLIVVFHKIITTGHQRLQPLFDCLLTIIVNVSPYLKSLSMVAANKLLHLLEAFSTTWFLFSAAQNHHLVFFLLEAFNNIIQYQFDGNCNLVYAIIRKRNVFHQLANLPSDPSSIQKALQRKKKSPDVISRTSSQETVSMEGSHPAVPAEPGTLKASLVAMPGIDKLTEKSQVSEDGTMVSVPKTDSPNAVHPDQSAVTGTSDTESNSGRDNEDVFYTEAEMERRRLSSASSTSFWAPTPDWVLSWKCKLPLQTIMRLLQVLVPQVEKICIDKGLTDESEILKFLQHGTLVGLLPVPHPILIRKYQANAGTAMWFRTYMWGVVYLRNVDPPIWYDTDVRLFEIQRM
- the LOC101471700 gene encoding proton channel OTOP2, with the protein product MPNVVMTAHPSNGGTVTQVDSIQHLPSPPHPPTVDGASESGHDVEVVKERTPQGGEWLLSGIICINILMLGCALVSSSAFNVVAITPVHRQIFLITLLVLTMLWMLFYMVVTSRKDRAVLFKDRHAGPVWLKAGLVLFGLLSFLMDIFKIATYVGYLHCDSPVKVAYPIVQAVFLFFQTYFLWFHSRDCVQLHTSLTRCGLTLTLSTNLVVWMAAVTEESIHQTEITHLNISVSHKLYRANYGAKKCTCSHMACETFKEAFYYLYPFNIEYSLFASAMTYIMWKNVGRIVEHHKHYKFNFYVKDVFVGPVAGLLLVVAGLVTFVLYKINILKEDKDKRNKALLIHFIMNIVIVSLMSLSTMIGCIIYRLDRREYVSDKNPTRSLDVGLLVASSLGQFIISYFSLVATVATGAQGYLNVLNLAWAVVLVVEIGLQNYFIIEGLHREPINVMPANARAFQDHAEMANDVEGQISRYSISKKPSWKRRVLREVCAFLLLANIILWIMPAFGARPQFDHSAEIYFYNYTMWNAIVNIGLPFGIFYRMHAVASLFEVYLRD